In Melospiza melodia melodia isolate bMelMel2 chromosome 30, bMelMel2.pri, whole genome shotgun sequence, a single window of DNA contains:
- the MSL1 gene encoding male-specific lethal 1 homolog: MGAGGGSPGQAACLRQILLLQLDLIEQQQQQLQAKERQIEELRAERDTLLARIERMERRVQLVKKDSEREKHRIFQGFEVDEKPEAEACEKLPLECPQELLEPPPSLQPKHFPYGRNGKGHKRKPTFGSTERKTPVKKLVSEFSKVKSKTPKHSPGKEESGGSLAETVCKRELRSQETPEKTRSLLETPLRASAPPKGPGTHPKEKSFVSEADDLPYLSTTEMYLCRWHQPPPSPLPLREPSPKKEETVAIPSWRDHVVEPLRDPNPSDLLENLDDSVFSKRHAKLELDEKRRKRWDIQRIREQRILQRLQLRMYKRKGIQESEPEVTSFFPEPDDVESLLITPYLPVVAFGRPLPKLTPQNFELPWLDERSRCRLEVQKKQTPHRTCRK, encoded by the exons ATGGGCGCCGGCGGAGGGTCGCCCGGGCAGGCCGCCTGCCTGCGGCagatcctgctgctccagctggacctgatcgagcagcagcagcagcagctgcaggccaAGGAGCGGCAGATCGAGGAGCTCCGGGCCGAGCGCGACACG CTCCTGGCGCGGATCGAGCGCATGGAAAGGCGGGTGCAGCTGGTGAAGAAGGACAGCGAGCGGGAGAAGCACCGCATCTTCCAGGGCTTTGAGGTGGATGAGAAGCCCGAGGCAGAggcctgtgagaagctgcctctggagtgtccccaggagctgctggagcctccCCCGAGCCTGCAGCCCAAGCACTTCCCCTACGGCAGGAACGGGAAGGGGCATAAAAG GAAGCCAACATTTGGGAGCACAGAGAGGAAGACGCCTGTGAAAAAACTAGTGTCAGAATTCTCCAAAGTGAAGAGTAAAACTCCGAAACACTCCCCGGGGAAGGAGGAGTCGGGCGGCTCCTTGGCTGAAACTGTTTGTAAACGAGAACTGCGGAGCCAAGAGACTCCGGAAAAAACCCGCTCGCTCCTGGAGACCCCGCTGAGAGCATCAGCGCCACCCAAGGGTCCTGGCACCCACCCCAAGGAGAAAAGCTTTGTCAGTGAGGCCGACGACCTGCCCTACCTGTCCACCACAGAAATGTACCTGTGCCGCTGGCACCAGCCGCCGCCGTCGCCGCTGCCGCTGCGGGAGCCTTCCCCCAAAAAGGAGGAGACTGTAGCAA TTCCGTCTTGGAGGGACCATGTCGTGGAGCCCCTGAGAGACCCCAACCCCTCGGACCTCCTGGAG AACCTGGACGACAGCGTCTTCTCCAAACGGCACGCAAAGCTGGAGCTGGATGAGAAACGAAGGAAAAG GTGGGACATCCAGCGGATCAGGGAACAGAGAATCCTGCAGCGGCTGCAGCTCCGAATGTACAAAAGGAAAGGGATTCAGGAGTCGGAACCTGAAGTTACCTCATTTTTCCCTGAGCCAGATGATG TGGAAAGTTTGCTCATCACCCCTTACCTGCCCGTTGTCGCCTTTGGCCGGCCTTTGCCCAAACTGACCCCACA GAACTTCGAGCTGCCCTGGCTGGACGAGCGCAGCCGCTGCCGGCTGGAGGTGCAGAAGAAGCAGACCCCACACCGGACCTGCCGGAAATAA
- the CASC3 gene encoding protein CASC3 isoform X2, whose amino-acid sequence MADRRRQRASQDSEDSEGSAASDSAGSAPGSPRSARSRSASGSRSRSRSGSPRLSHRPPRGAAGALGAGPRGRGAESAGGAGGKSAAESECESEDGIEGDAVLSDYESAEDSEAEEEDYSEEESSKVELKQDSNDSCESAARGEKGSEKVDAKGAVTGERQSGDGQESTEPVEKKVGKKVPKHLDDDEDRKNPAYIPRKGLFFEHDLRGQTQEEEVRPKGRQRKLWKDEGRWEHDKFREDEQAPKTRQELIALYGYDIRSAHNPDDIKPRRMRKPRFGSPPQRDPNWSNERPPKPPRHQGAKSPSAPPRSYNSRSSGSAGRMPNARNYPRMGGYKDTRPGYRASEATVLHRNGEQAKQEGGYRGKHAEQSPSRDTSPELEVGHVHGSPGKEEGALENQATGADAVQPPPDRPVEKKSYSRARRTRVKAGEAGKLAEEVPASEGLAPVIPKATPAESSPTAAKSNWESPVESSVDGLEQEMTQMNLTEQNWSPGQSQFIPPRELRGIPNHVHVGAGPAPQFNRMEEMAVPGGRVKRYSSQRQRPPVPEPAPPMHISIVEGHYYDPLQFQGPIYAHGENPAPLPPQGMIVQPEMHLPHPGLHPHQTPPAMANPGLYPPAVSMPPGQPPPQQLLTPTYFSAPGVMNFGSPGYPYPPGALPPPPPPHLYSNTQAQSQVYGGVTYYNTVQQQVQPKPSPPRRTSQPVTIKPPPPELLVAGGKQGSS is encoded by the exons ATGGCGGACCGGCGGCGGCAGCGCGCCTCGCAGGACAGCGAGGACAGCGAGGGCTCGGCGGCCTCCGACAGCGCCGGCTCCGCTCCCGGTTCCCCCCGCTCCGCCCGCTCCCGCTCGGCATCCGGATCCCGCTCCCGTTCCCGGTCCGGCTCGCCCCGGTTGTCTCACCGcccgccgcgcggcgccgcgGGGGCCCTCGGGGCTGggccgcggggccgcggggctgAGAGCGCCGGTGGGGCCGGGGGGAAGAGCGCGGCCGAGTCGGAGTGT GAAAGTGAGGATGGCATCGAAGGAGATG CCGTGCTCTCTGACTACGAAAGCGCCGAGGACTCGGAG GCAGAGGAAGAGGATTACAGCGAGGAAGAAAGCTCCAAGGTGGAGCTGAAGCAGGACAGCAACGATTCCTGCGAGTCAGCAGCCAGAGGAGAGAAGGGCAGTGAGAAGGTGGATGCCAAGGGAGCGGTGACGGGCGAGCGGCAGAGCGGGGACGGGCAG GAGAGCACCGAGCCTGTGGAGAAGAAGGTCGGGAAGAAGGTTCCCAAGCACCTGGATGACGATGAGGATCGCAAGAACCCGGCGTACATCCCGCGCAAGGGGCTCTTCTTTGAGCACGACCTCCGAGGGCAGACGCAGGAGGAGGAGGTCAG GCCCAAGGGTCGTCAGCGGAAGCTGTGGAAGGACGAGGGGCGCTGGGAACACGACAAGTTCCGTGAGGATGAGCAGGCCCCCAAGACCAGGCAGGAGCTGATTGCTCTGTACGGGTACGACATCCGCTCAGCCCACAACCCTGATGACATCAAACCCCGCAGGATGCGCAAGCCACG CTTTGGCAGTCCCCCTCAGCGAGACCCCAACTGGTCCAACGAGAGGCCCCCCAAGCCCCCAAGGCACCAGGGTGCCAAGAGCCCCTCGGCTCCCCCACGCTCCTACAACAGCCGCAGCTCTGGCAGCGCTGGCAGGATGCCCAATGCCAGGAACTACCCCAGGATGGGGGGCTACAAGGACACACGTCCAGGCTACCGAGCCTCAGAGGCCACTGTGCTGCACAGGAACGGGGAACAAGCCAAGCAGGAGGGTGGCTACCGTGGGAAGCACGCAGAGCAGAGCCCATCGAGGGACACGTCCCCTGAGCTGGAGGTGGGACACGTCCATGGCAGCcctgggaaggaggagggagcTCTGGAGAACCAAGCCACGGGTGCTGACGCTGTGCAGCCACCACCGGACAGACCAGTGGAGAAGAAATCTTATTCCCGGGCGAGAAGGACCAGAGTCAAGGCTGGGgaggcagggaagctggcagaggAGGTGCCTGCTtctgaggggctggctcctgtgATTCCAAAAGCCACGCCAGCTGAGAGCTCCCCCACGGCAGCCAAGAGCAACTGGGAGTCACCAGTGGAATCCAGCGTGGATGGACTTGAGCAGGAGATGACCCAGATGAACCTGACAGAGCAGAACTGGAGCCCGGGGCAGTCCCAGTTCATCCCACCCCGGGAGCTGAGGG GTATTCCCAACCATGTGCACGTGGGAGCTGGGCCAGCACCGCAGTTTAACCGGATGGAGGAGATG gcagtgccagggggGCGTGTGAAGCGCTACTCATCGCAGAGACAGAGACCCCCCGTGCCGGAGCCTGCGCCCCCCATGCACATCAGCATCGTGGAAGGGCACTACTATGACCCAC TACAATTCCAGGGACCAATCTACGCCCACGGTGAGAacccagccccgctgccgccccAAGGGATGATTGTGCAGCCGGAGATGCACCTCCCTCATCCAG GTTTACACCCCCACCAGACGCCCCCAGCCATGGCAAACCCCGGCCTGTACCCCCCAGCAGTGTCCATGCCCCCGGGGCAGCCCCCACCGCAGCAGCTGCTCACTCCAACTTACTTCTCTGCCCCTGGGGTGATGAATTTCGGCAGTCCTGGCTACCCCTACCCCCCTGGAGCTCTGCCTcctccgccccctcctcatctctATTCCAACACTCAG gcgcAGTCCCAGGTCTATGGGGGGGTCACCTACTACAACACTGTCCAGCAGCAGGTGCAGCCCAagccctccccgccccgccggaCGTCCCAGCCTGTGACCATCAAGCCACCTCCTCCAGAG CTTCTCGTTGCAGGTGGTAAGCAGGGCTCCAGTTAA
- the CASC3 gene encoding protein CASC3 isoform X1: MADRRRQRASQDSEDSEGSAASDSAGSAPGSPRSARSRSASGSRSRSRSGSPRLSHRPPRGAAGALGAGPRGRGAESAGGAGGKSAAESECESEDGIEGDAVLSDYESAEDSEAEEEDYSEEESSKVELKQDSNDSCESAARGEKGSEKVDAKGAVTGERQSGDGQESTEPVEKKVGKKVPKHLDDDEDRKNPAYIPRKGLFFEHDLRGQTQEEEVRPKGRQRKLWKDEGRWEHDKFREDEQAPKTRQELIALYGYDIRSAHNPDDIKPRRMRKPRFGSPPQRDPNWSNERPPKPPRHQGAKSPSAPPRSYNSRSSGSAGRMPNARNYPRMGGYKDTRPGYRASEATVLHRNGEQAKQEGGYRGKHAEQSPSRDTSPELEVGHVHGSPGKEEGALENQATGADAVQPPPDRPVEKKSYSRARRTRVKAGEAGKLAEEVPASEGLAPVIPKATPAESSPTAAKSNWESPVESSVDGLEQEMTQMNLTEQNWSPGQSQFIPPRELRGIPNHVHVGAGPAPQFNRMEEMAVPGGRVKRYSSQRQRPPVPEPAPPMHISIVEGHYYDPLQFQGPIYAHGENPAPLPPQGMIVQPEMHLPHPGLHPHQTPPAMANPGLYPPAVSMPPGQPPPQQLLTPTYFSAPGVMNFGSPGYPYPPGALPPPPPPHLYSNTQAQSQVYGGVTYYNTVQQQVQPKPSPPRRTSQPVTIKPPPPEDSKGEKSKERSNT; encoded by the exons ATGGCGGACCGGCGGCGGCAGCGCGCCTCGCAGGACAGCGAGGACAGCGAGGGCTCGGCGGCCTCCGACAGCGCCGGCTCCGCTCCCGGTTCCCCCCGCTCCGCCCGCTCCCGCTCGGCATCCGGATCCCGCTCCCGTTCCCGGTCCGGCTCGCCCCGGTTGTCTCACCGcccgccgcgcggcgccgcgGGGGCCCTCGGGGCTGggccgcggggccgcggggctgAGAGCGCCGGTGGGGCCGGGGGGAAGAGCGCGGCCGAGTCGGAGTGT GAAAGTGAGGATGGCATCGAAGGAGATG CCGTGCTCTCTGACTACGAAAGCGCCGAGGACTCGGAG GCAGAGGAAGAGGATTACAGCGAGGAAGAAAGCTCCAAGGTGGAGCTGAAGCAGGACAGCAACGATTCCTGCGAGTCAGCAGCCAGAGGAGAGAAGGGCAGTGAGAAGGTGGATGCCAAGGGAGCGGTGACGGGCGAGCGGCAGAGCGGGGACGGGCAG GAGAGCACCGAGCCTGTGGAGAAGAAGGTCGGGAAGAAGGTTCCCAAGCACCTGGATGACGATGAGGATCGCAAGAACCCGGCGTACATCCCGCGCAAGGGGCTCTTCTTTGAGCACGACCTCCGAGGGCAGACGCAGGAGGAGGAGGTCAG GCCCAAGGGTCGTCAGCGGAAGCTGTGGAAGGACGAGGGGCGCTGGGAACACGACAAGTTCCGTGAGGATGAGCAGGCCCCCAAGACCAGGCAGGAGCTGATTGCTCTGTACGGGTACGACATCCGCTCAGCCCACAACCCTGATGACATCAAACCCCGCAGGATGCGCAAGCCACG CTTTGGCAGTCCCCCTCAGCGAGACCCCAACTGGTCCAACGAGAGGCCCCCCAAGCCCCCAAGGCACCAGGGTGCCAAGAGCCCCTCGGCTCCCCCACGCTCCTACAACAGCCGCAGCTCTGGCAGCGCTGGCAGGATGCCCAATGCCAGGAACTACCCCAGGATGGGGGGCTACAAGGACACACGTCCAGGCTACCGAGCCTCAGAGGCCACTGTGCTGCACAGGAACGGGGAACAAGCCAAGCAGGAGGGTGGCTACCGTGGGAAGCACGCAGAGCAGAGCCCATCGAGGGACACGTCCCCTGAGCTGGAGGTGGGACACGTCCATGGCAGCcctgggaaggaggagggagcTCTGGAGAACCAAGCCACGGGTGCTGACGCTGTGCAGCCACCACCGGACAGACCAGTGGAGAAGAAATCTTATTCCCGGGCGAGAAGGACCAGAGTCAAGGCTGGGgaggcagggaagctggcagaggAGGTGCCTGCTtctgaggggctggctcctgtgATTCCAAAAGCCACGCCAGCTGAGAGCTCCCCCACGGCAGCCAAGAGCAACTGGGAGTCACCAGTGGAATCCAGCGTGGATGGACTTGAGCAGGAGATGACCCAGATGAACCTGACAGAGCAGAACTGGAGCCCGGGGCAGTCCCAGTTCATCCCACCCCGGGAGCTGAGGG GTATTCCCAACCATGTGCACGTGGGAGCTGGGCCAGCACCGCAGTTTAACCGGATGGAGGAGATG gcagtgccagggggGCGTGTGAAGCGCTACTCATCGCAGAGACAGAGACCCCCCGTGCCGGAGCCTGCGCCCCCCATGCACATCAGCATCGTGGAAGGGCACTACTATGACCCAC TACAATTCCAGGGACCAATCTACGCCCACGGTGAGAacccagccccgctgccgccccAAGGGATGATTGTGCAGCCGGAGATGCACCTCCCTCATCCAG GTTTACACCCCCACCAGACGCCCCCAGCCATGGCAAACCCCGGCCTGTACCCCCCAGCAGTGTCCATGCCCCCGGGGCAGCCCCCACCGCAGCAGCTGCTCACTCCAACTTACTTCTCTGCCCCTGGGGTGATGAATTTCGGCAGTCCTGGCTACCCCTACCCCCCTGGAGCTCTGCCTcctccgccccctcctcatctctATTCCAACACTCAG gcgcAGTCCCAGGTCTATGGGGGGGTCACCTACTACAACACTGTCCAGCAGCAGGTGCAGCCCAagccctccccgccccgccggaCGTCCCAGCCTGTGACCATCAAGCCACCTCCTCCAGAG gacaGCAAAGGTGAAAAATCAAAGGAGAGGAGCAACACGTAG
- the RAPGEFL1 gene encoding rap guanine nucleotide exchange factor-like 1 → MKPLEKLLKKPGSHLPVRPAAPPGQVPGPGSVPAPRRQSLSRPPASPEEPAGPAGPVPGGEGRWLELRPPEAPLRSPEDPSPGCDRERDREREPPSPEPPPAARCCCGCGCAPAAPAPPERLLAALLDRLPAAEHGRGCGAESLLDDIVLTHSLFLPTERFLQQLHQHFVLAAGSPPARWEEGSGLRRKRAVLAVLLHFLDTYKGLLQEEESAGKVIKELYLLIMKDTSLYHELEDEIIKLHQLVETVELKVADETPPPNKQVKPLFRHFRRIDSCLQTRVAFRGSDEIFCRVYMPDHSYVTIRSRLSASVQDILASVTEKLQYSEEQSARGDALILVTMASSGEKAVLQPSEECVFTTLGINSHLFACTRDTFDSLVPLPEEIQVVPGDTEIHRAEPEDVANHLTAFHWELFRCIHEVEFVDYVFHGERGRRETANLELLLQRCSEVQHWVGTELLLCEALGKRAHLLKKLIKIAAICKQNQDMLSFYAIVIGLNNAAISRLRLTWEKLPGKFKNLFRKFENLTDPCRNHKTYREVLAKMKPPLIPFVPLILKDLTFLHEGSKTLLDGLVNVEKLHCIAEKVRTVRKYRSRPLCLELEASPAQLQTKAYVRQLRVIDNQNLLFELSYKLEPGSQ, encoded by the exons ATGAAGCCGCTGGAGAAGTTGCTGAAGAAGCCGGGCTCGCACCTGCCCgtccgccccgccgcccccccggGGCAGGTaccggggccgggctcggtgcCGGCGCCGCGGCGGCAGAGCCTGTCGCGCCCGCCCGCCTCCCCCGAGGAGCCGGCGGGGCCCGCGGGGCCGGTACCGGGGGGCGAGGGCCGCTGGCTGGAGCTACGGCCGCCCgaggctccgctccgctcccctgAGGACCCGTCACCGGGCTGCGACCGCGagcgggaccgggagcgggagccgccgagcccggagccgccgcccgccgcccggtGCTGCTGCGGCTGCGGCTGCGCCCCCGCCGCGCCCGCGCCCCCCGAGCGGCTCCTGGCCGCGCTCCTCGACCGACTGCCGGCGGCTGAGCACGggaggggctgcggggcag AGTCGCTGCTGGATGACATCGTGCTCACCCACTCGCTGTTCCTGCCCACCGAGCgcttcctgcagcagctgcaccagCA CTTCGTGCTGGCGGCCGGCAGCCCCCCGGCGCGCTGGGAGGAGGGCTCGGGGCTGCGGCGCAAGCGGGCGGTGCTGGCCGTGCTGCTGCACTTCCTCGACACCTACaaggggctgctgcaggaggaggagagcgCCGGGAAGGTCATCAAG GAGCTTTACCTGCTCATCATGAAGGACACGTCCCTGTACCACGAGCTGGAGGACGAGATCATCAAGCTGCACCAGCTCGTGGAGACCGTGGAGCTCAA GGTGGCGGACGAGACCCCCCCCCCGAACAAGCAGGTGAAGCCGCTGTTCCGGCATTTCCGCCGCATCGACTCCTGCCTGCAGACCCGGGTGGCGTTCCGGGGTTCTGACGAGA TTTTCTGCCGTGTGTACATGCCCGACCACTCGTACGTCACCATCCGCAGCCGCCTCTCGGCCTCGGTGCAGGACATCCTGGCCTCGGTCACCGAGAAGCTGCAGTACTCGGAGGAGCAGAGCGCCCGTGGGGACGCCCTCATCCTCGTCACCATGGCCTCGTCCGGAG AGAAAGCGGTGCTGCAGCCCAGCGAGGAGTGCGTGTTCACCACGCTGGGCATCAACAGCCACCTCTTCGCCTGCACCAGGGACACTTTCGACTCGCTG GTGCCACTGCCCGAGGAGATCCAGGTGGTGCCGGGGGACACCGAGATCCACCGAGCGGAGCCCGAGGATGTGGCCAACCACCTGACGGCGTTCCACTGGGAGCTGTTCCGCTGCATCCACGAG GTGGAATTTGTGGATTACGTGTTCCACGGGGAGCGGGGCCGCAGGGAGACGGcgaacctggagctgctgctgcagcgctGCAGCGAGGTGCAGCACTGGGTGGGcacggagctgctgctctgcGAGGCGCTGGGCAAGCGTGCCCACCTGCTCAAGAAGCTCATCAAGATCGCTGCCAT CTGCAAGCAGAACCAGGACATGCTCTCCTTCTACGCCATCGTCATCGGCCTCAACAACGCCGCCATCAGCCGCCTGCGCCTCACCTGGGAG aAGCTCCCAGGGAAATTCAAGAATCTCTTTCGGAAGTTTGAGAACCTGACG gaCCCCTGCAGGAACCACAAGACCTACAGGGAGGTGCTGGCCAAGATGAAGCCCCCGCTCATCCCCTTCGTGCCTCTCATCCTCAAAG ATCTGACCTTCCTGCATGAAGGCAGCAAAACCCTCCTGGATGGGCTGGTCAATGTGGAGAAACTG CACTGCATCGCTGAGAAAGTGAGAACCGTGAGGAAGTACAGGAGCCGCCCCCTCT GCCTGGAGCTGGAGGCGTCCCCGGCCCAGCTGCAGACCAAGGCCTACGTGCGGCAGCTGCGCGTCATCGACAACCAGAACCTGCTCTTCGAGCTCTCCTACAAGCTGGAGCCCGgcagccagtga